The window TCGATCAACGTATAGGCCGACTCACGATGCTGCGTGAGGTCGAGGCCGATGCGTTCGTCCGTGTCCGATACCCGCAGACCCACCAAGAGGTCCGTCAGTTTCAACAGGCCCCAACTCACGACGAAGGAATAGAGCCCCGTCACGAGCGTCGCCTTCAATTGGATCAAAAAGAGGCCCGGGCCCCCGTAGAAGAGGCCGTCGGCGCCGGCGGGGTTGACCGCTTTGGTGGCCCACAGGCCCGTCGCCAGGGCGCCCCAGAGGCCACCCACGCCGTGCACGCCGAAGGCGTCCAAGCTGTCGTCATAGCCCAACTTCGGCTTCAAGTACATGACCGAGCCGAAGCAAATGAGCGCCACGGTGACCCCGATGCCGAGGGCCCCCAGCGGCGTGACGAAGCCGGCCGCCGGGGTGATGGCCACGAGGCCGGCCACGGCGCCGGTGATGGTGCCGAGCATGGTGGCGTGGCGGTTGGTGATCGCGTCGAGTCCCGCCCAGACGAGCCCGGCGGCGGCCGCCGCGATGTGCGTGTTGACGAAGGCCGTCGTTGCCAGGGCGCCCGAACCGAGGGCGCTGCCGCCGTTAAAACCAAACCAGCCGAACCACAAGAGGCCCGCGCCCAAAACCGCCAGGGGCAGGTTGTGGGGCGGCGACATTTGCGCGGGGTAGCCGCGCCGTTTGCCCAGGAACAGGGCGGCGGCCAGGGCCGCGGCCCCGGCGTTAACGTGCACCACCGCCCCGCCCGCGAAGTCCAAAGCCCCCCAAGAGCGGATGAACCCGCCCACGCCCCAGACCCAATGGGCCACGGGGTCGTACACCAATGTGGTCCAGAGAAGTGAAAAGAGGACGTACCCGGAAAATTTCATCCGTTCGGCGAAGGCCCCCAGGATCAGGCCCGGGGTGATCACGGCGAACATGCACTGGTAGATCATGAAGGCCTGATGGGGGATGGTGGCGGCGTAATCGGGGTTGGGCGCCGTGCCCACGCCCGCGAGGCCCGCCCAGGACAGGTTGCCGATCAGCCCTTTCAGGCTGGGGCCGAACGAAAGGCTGTAACCGATCACCACCCACTGCACGGTGACGAGCCCCATGACCGCGAAGCATTGCATGAGGACCGAGAGCATGTTCTTGCGGCGAACGAGACCCCCGTAGAAGAACGCGAGGGCGGGCGTCATCATGAGCACCAACGCCGCGGAGACCAACACCCAGGCGGTATCCCCGCTGTTGATGGCGGTCGTGGCCGCGGCGGCGTCTTCCGCCGCCACGGGACAGGCGAGGAGCGCGAACGCGGCCACGGCCGCGAGGCGGGCCCCCAATTTTTGAACAAGGTTCATAGAGTGAAACCCCCGAAGATGGATTGTGACCGGGCCCCTGGAAAACAAAAAAAACGCCTCGCGCCCCGATGGAATCGGAGGGCGAGACGTCGTCGTCTCGTGTTTCCGGGGTTCTTCCGGCCGGAAGAACATCGATGTTTCGTTGCCGCGGCACAACGCTGTGTCGCGGGGGGATTCTACACCAGGGTTTCCGGCCCTGTCAACCGGATCAAACGTGGTTGCGGATCATGAGTTCTTTGGGGTGGGGGTGCAAATAGGTTTGCCCGGCGAGGTAGGCGATCCCGTGAACGCGCACCAACGACCGCAACAGCGTGATGGGGGCGATCAAGGGGCAGAGGCCGCGGCGGTAATCTTCGACGCACCGCGCGAGCTCGCTTCGTTCGGATTCGCCCGCCACGCCCCGGAAATACCCCACCGCGTGCTGCAGAACGTTCACGTGCCGACGGGTCGTCATCGGGGTGGCGAGGGTTTTCATGAAGAGCGCCCCGTAGTCCGCCAGGGCCGCCGCGAACCGTCCCTTGGCCCCCGCCACCAACCGGCCCAGGGCGGGGTAACCCCCGGGTTCGTGGGCCATCAGAAGCATTTTTTCGTCCGTGTGGAAGCGGACGAGGTCTCCGGCCTTGCGGGCGGTTTCCCGGAAGGCACTCCAGCGGTGGTGGGCGAAAACCCGTTCGACGAAGTTCTCCCGCAGCCGCGGGTCGTTGAGCCGCCCCTCTTCCTCCACCGGCAACAGGGGCCATCTTTCCCGGACGGCGGCCGCGAAAAGCCCCGTGCCGCTTTTGTCGACCCCCGCGCCGCCGTGGACCCGGACCCGCTCAAGCCCGCAACTGGGGGAATCTTTTTTAAAAATATACCCCGTGAGGCCCTGTTTCTCCAGGGACTCCAACCGGCGCGCGGCCCAGCGGCGCATGTCGTGGGTGAGGTCTTTGTCGGTTTTGACGGAAACAAGCCGGACCTCCCCGTCCCGCCGGACAAGGTGGATGGATTCCCGGGGCACCCCGAGCCCCAATTCCAGCTCCGGGCAGACAGGCACGAACTCCACAAAACGCGCTAAAAGGTCCGTCAGGAAGGCGTCCCGTTTGTGCCCGCCGTCGTAACGGACTTCCTGTCCCAAAAGGCAGGACGACACGCCGAGGCGAATGGGGGAGGCGCTTTTCATTGTTGGGCCCCACGGTAAATTTTCGCGAGCGAGTCCACGATGGGGTCGAGCACGTCGTCGTCGGTCCAGTAGTCCATGTGGCTCGCGGGGTTCCATGAGGACAGAATTCCGCCGGCGTTGACCGCCCGGTCCACCGCGACGGCTTTTTTGTAGGCGTCGTTGACGGATTTCAGCGGATAACCGATGACGTCGTCCTGATCGTAGATGTTGATCCACTCCCCTTTGATTTTTGGGTGGTGCCCGGCCAACTTCGGCGCGGGAACGGCGATGGGGCGGCCGAAGTCTTTGTAGCGCAGGCTCCAGAGGGCGATTGGACTGCCGAGGGTGTAAAAACCGCTCAGGGTTTCGCCCTTTTCGAGGGGGGTGGGTTCCAGGACGGCGCGGACGGCCTTGGGGAGAATGCGCCGGCGGGGTTCGGCCTGCAAATCGTAGACGTAATTGGAGGCGATGACCGTGCCAAGGCTGTGGGCGATCACGCAGAGCGGCGCCCGGGGCCCTGCGGCGGCGGCGAGCTCCCGCAGGGCGCGCGCGACGACCGCGTGCACCGCGTCGTACATGTCCCGCTCCCGGGGCGCGGGTTGGTAGGCGATGGCGTCGGCCGCGAAATCCACCATGAAACGCCGCAGTTTGACGAAATCCATGGGACCGCCTGCCTTGAGACGGGCCCAGAGGGTGTTCTCCTCGTTTTGAATGACCGGCGCCCAAAACACCGGTTGCATCACCAGGCCGTCCTGCCCCGTGGCCCTGGCGAATCGTTTGCGAAGCCCGTCCATCATTCCGTCGGCGAAGGAGGCCTCGGGCCGTCCCACGCCGTGCACAATCGCCACCGCCAGTTTGGTCGCCATGCGCGTACTCCTTAATGGAATAGAAATTATTCTGAAAGACGAAGCGCGCCGCTTTTGAACGCGCGGGCGGCCGTTTGGTAATAGGCCACGGCTTCCCGGAAAAGTCGGGTGTTCAGGGGCGTCGGGGTGGCGTCCAGGGGGATCGGGTTCAGTCGAAAACACTCCGCCCTCTTTTGGGGAAGCAGGACCGTCAAGAAACCGTCCCGCACGTAGCCCAACGATTGATAGTTGCTGATGAACGCCCGTTCCAGCGGGGGGCCGCCTTCAAAAAAGGAACGCCCAAAAAAATGATCATCCCCGCGTTTGCCCAAGACCTCCACCAAAGACGGGAGCAAATCGATTTGACTGACCATGGGTTCAAAAACGTCCCGATCCAGCAACCGGGGCGCGTAGAAGATGAGGGGGATCCTGTATTTTTCCAAGGGCAATTTGGTTTTGCCCGCGGCGGAGGCGCAGTGGTCCGCCGTGATGACAAAAAGGGTTTCGTAAAACCAGGATTCCTTTTCCGCCGCGGACACAAATTCGCCGATGGCGAAATCGGTGTATTTCACCGCCCCGTCCCGTCCCCCCGGGGAGGGAATGTCCACGCGGCCGTCGGGGTAAGTGAAGGGGCGGTGGTTGGAGGTCGTCATGATGTGGGCAAAAAAAGGTCTTTCCTTTGGGATGCGTCGCAGGGTCGTCAGGGCGTTGGCGTAGAGGGTTTCGTCCGCGACGCCCCAGGCGTTTTCAAAAACAACCGTGTCTTTCGGAAAACGGGGGCGGTCGATGATCTCGTAATCGTTCCCGCTGAAATAAGCGTTCATGTTGTCGAAATAACCCCGACCCCCGTAGAAAAACATCGTCGCAAAACCCTGCTTTCGAAGGATTTCTCCGATGGTGGCCAGATGGTCGTTGTGGGGCCGTCGGACGATGGATTGGCCGGGAACCGGCGGGGTTCCCAGGGAAAGCGCCTCGAGCCCGCGCACCGTGCGCGTGCCGGTGGCGTAGACGCGGCGAAACAGCAGCCCCTCCCGGGCCAGTCGGTCGATGTTCGGGGTCAAACCCCGCTCGGACCCGTAGGCGCCCACAAAAGAAGCCGAAAGGCTTTCCACCGAAATCAAGACGACGTGGCGGGGGCGGCGGTGGAAGGGTGTTCGGTCGTCGGCGGCGTCGTTCATGTCCCGGACCAGCAATTCCGACAGGGGCGAACGTTCGACGCGCAGAGCGGCCAACACGTCGTCCGCCTCTTTTTGCGGAAGGGTCGGGTAGAAGGCGTCGTAGTCCAATTCGTTCCGGCGGAGGGCGGCGGCGAAGGTCCAAAACCCGTTGCCCGACAGTTCCTCCGCGTAGCTGTTGCCCAATCCGCTCATCTGATCCAAGTTGCCGAAGAGGACGGCGAAAAGGGGAAGGGCGACTCCGAATAGGCTTTCCCCCAGGCGGCGGCGCCGGGAGATCGGTCGGGCATCGATTTTTATGACACGGGCGCGGAGGCTCCACAACGTTCCCGCCGCGGTCAGCCCGATGGAAAAGAAAATCCAGCCGAGCGGATAGGATTGGCGGAGGTTGCCGATCACTTCGTGGGTGTACAGCAAATAGTCGACGGAGATAAAGTTCAACCGAGTCGAGAACTCGGCCCAAAAGGCGATTTCCAAGACGGCGGTGAAAAGCAGAAAGGAGATAAAGGTCCACAACACCGCGAAGCGCAGGGGTCTGTGGCGAGCGGAGCGGCGCCAGCGGTTGGGGACCGCGGCGTCGTAAAGGACAAACGGGGCAGCCCAAACCCCGGCGACCAAGACGTCGAACCAGGCGCCCTTGAGCAGGACGGAGGGCCACAGTTCCCAGGGCACGAGGCCCGTCCCGGAGGTAACCAATAGCCCCCATCGCGTGATTTGAAACACGATCAAAGCCAAACCGCCGACCAAGATCCCCATTCGTTGATTCTACCTAATAACACCGAAGGGGTCGGCCGAAACAGCTCCCGGCAAGCGCAATCAACTATAATTCTTTCATGGGAAAACGCTGGCTGGCGGCACTTCTTTTCGGGGCCGGAATATTGGTGGGGCGGCCGTTGGCCGCGGAGGAGTCCTCGGGGTGGGAAGGTCGAGCTGTCCGCCTGCCGCCTCTGCTGTGGTACGAGCGGGACCCCGCGGAGGACCGACGGTTCCTCATGGTGTCCCTTTTGTATTGGGACATGGCCCAGGGGCGGTCGTACCAACGGTTGTTCGTGCCTTTCTTTTTCCGTTTCAAAAACGACGCCGCCGCGCAAACCTACCTCCCGCCCCTTTACCTTCAGCGGACCACACTTTCCGGTGGCCGGGTGACGACCGCCCTGCCGATTCTCCTTTACGACTATCGAAATCGGGACCGTTCCCGCATCGACCAGGCCTTCCCGCTCGGGTTTCGCCGGGTGCGGGGCGATGCGCGAAAGGGCTGGCTTTTGAATTACGGTTGGTCCGTTTCGCCGGACCGACGTTCCCACGCCCTGGTGCCCTTGTTCTGGCGGGACCGAAGTCCCGGCCGGGCCTTCGATCTGTGGGGTCCCTTCTACCGCGCGGCGGTGGGCGGAAGGGACGACGTCCCGGAGCGGCGGTACGCGGGGGTCTTCCCCCTTTGGGGCGCGGGCGGGACGACCGCGTCCCCGTCCGTTCGCTCAAGTTTCTTGATCCCGTTTTACTATCACGAACGCGCGCCCGGGCGGAGCGTTCTCCTGACTCTGCCGGCGAGCCGCGCGGCCCTCGGGGAGCGTCGATGGGGCCACATCGGGTTGTATTACCGCGCGCGCGGCCCGCGCCGACGAACGGACGGGATCTTTCCCCTTTGGTCGCGGACGGCGACGACGGACGGCGCCGAGCGGGGTTTGCAACTGCTGAATTTTATCGATCAGCGGCGATCGGACCGTCGCTTTCAAACGGTTTTTCCACTTTACGGCCATTGGGCCAACGCCGACGGGTCGCGGTTCCTGTCGTGGCTTTATTGCCGGCGCCGCGCCGTTCGCCGCGACGCGGACGGTCGACCCGCGGGCGAGGACATTCGGGGTTGGTCTCTGTTGTACACCTGGGCCCGGCGCCCGGGCGGGGACAGCACGGATGTGGCGTTCCCCGTTTATTGGCGGTACCGGCGGCCGGGCCGATGGTCGTTGGATTTGGCGTTCCCTCTGTTCGGCCGCTATCGGGATCCGCACACCACAATCACGGCGGGATTGCCTTTCCTGCACGCCCGCTCCGACGAACAGGAGACCTGGAGTTTTCTTTACCTGTATTGGCGGGACCGACAAAAGGAGCGGCGTCGGGACGTCCTGTTCCCGCTCGCTTTTTACGACCGTTCCCCCGGGAAGCGAAACTTTGTCAGCCCGTTGTTTTGGACGCGCCGGGGCCCGCTTTCCCGGGAAGGGGCCTGGCCGTTGGGGCACTGGTACAAAAGCGCGGAAAAAAGTCGGCGGCTCGTCCTTCCCCTCTATTATAACGCGGCCGCCGCGAACCGGCGTTTGACGATTTTCGGGCCCTACTACCGCGTCGCGCGGACTTCCCTCGACGGGTGGGGGGTGTTCCCTCTGTGGGGGTGGACCCGGCCCCATCCCGGGAGCCCGGGGGCGTCGCCCCCCCGGCGGGAACCGCCCGTTCCCCGCGATGATTTTGATTTGAACTTCCTGCTTTTGGGCCACGTGGCCCGGCACGGGGATGAACGCACGCACGGGTTCTACCCGCTTTACCGGAGCGTGCGGCGGGGGGATTTTAAAAACTTTTGGGCGCCGCGCGGACTCCCGCTGGTCGCGTGGCGGCGGGAAGAGCGCCGTCGAGACGGCTGGGTCTTCCCCTTCGCTTGGCACCGGAGCCCCGAGCGCGCGTGGGAGCTTTTTCTGCCCCTCTGGTACGGCTCGCGGCAAAGCCAACCCGTCGCCGGGGCATCGGCGGAAAGGGGAAAAACTAAAGAATCCACCCAGGTTCTTTTTCCACTTTACTGGCGGGGACGATCGCCGGAACGCCGATACACCACCCTGTTCCCCTTGTACGCCGAAGGTCGGGATTCTCAAAGCCGGTACCGCGTCGCGGCGCCGCTTTGGTGGTCATTCGACACGCCCCGGGGCGGGGCGTTCCGGTTGTTCTTCCCCCTGTATTGGCGGGCGACCTTTTCGGGGGAGGGGAAAGACAATAAAGTCGTGCGGGTTTACGGCCCCTGGTATTCCGTGGTGACCCAAAAAGGCGACGCCTCGGAACGGACCGTCGGACTGGCCCCCTTGTTTTCGAAGACCGCGGGGGTTCCCGGGGAGGGGGAATTCGATGTTCTGGGCGGCCTCTTCGCGCGGGAAACGCACGGCCACGCCCGAAGATTCCGGTGGCTTTGGCTCTTCACCACCCGCCCACGCCCGGGGAATCCCGCAAGGTCCGAATCGATCGCGGAATAAAGACGCCGAAAAGCAAAAGACCCACCCCCCGCGAAGGGGGTGAGTCTTTTTTTATGGCCACGCTGTCCCCAAGGGGATTCGAACCCCTGCTACGGCCTTGAAAGGGCCGTGACCTAACCACTAGTCGATGGGGACAGCCTGGCCACAACCCATCGACACGACAAATTCATTTCAACTTTTTTATTGCCTCTTTCTCCTTGCCCTTTTTGGCCGCCGCGGCCACGGCGTCCGCCAACCGCGTCGGTTTGGGCACGCGCGCTCCGTCCACGCAGGTGAGCGTGAGGCGCAGGGCCGTTTCGTAATCGATTTTGTGTCCGGGGGACACGAAAACCGGCGCGGTGGCCGGTTTGGTGCGCACGGCGTGGCCGACCATTTTGCCCTTGTAAATCAATTCGGCGCTGTCGCCCTCTTTGCGGCCGGGGGCTTTGTGGTTTCCCAACAGCTTGGTCTTGGCCACGCCGATGGTGGGTTTGTCGAGAACCAACCCCAGGTGGGAAGCCAGCCCCAACCCGCGGGGGTGGGCCACGCCGTTGCCGTCAAAAAAGATCAAATCCGGTTCTTTGTCCAGCCGCTCGAACGCTTCCAGGAGCACCGGCCCTTCGCGGAAGCTGAGCAACCCGGGCACATAGGGGAACTCGATTTTCCGTTTGGACACGGCCACCTCGACGGGTTCGAGGCTCGGGTAAGCCAGCAAAACCACCGCCCCGAAACCCATGCCCGTTCTCGGGTCCATGGCCACATCGGCCCCGGCGATGATCCCGATGTCGTCGAAATCGTTGTGCAACGACAACCGCCGGACCAGGTCGGCCTGAACGCCGATCGCCTGGGAGGCGGGGATATTCCAAGGATGCAGGTTGCGGATGTCCATAAGGTCCTGGAATAAAAAAAGTGGGTCCGGAGGGATTTGAACCCTCGGCCCCTCGCTTAAAAGGCGAATGCTCTACCCCTGAGCTACGGACCCGTTGCGGGGCGTAGCCCCGAGACGCCGGATTATAGCAATTTTTTATTTTTTCGCTGGAATTAAAGAGGACTTGGAAAATATGATAAAATAGTAAGAATAGTGGCCGACACGGCCGAGAAGGGGAGGACACAATGGACAAACCCGAAAATGATGGGCAAGACCCTAAACCGCCGTCCAAGCGGTTCCCCAAACTGAACAAACGCAAACTCGATCGATTCCTGTCGTCCCTCTGCGAGGCCGCCGGTATGACCGGCGCCGCCAAGAAGAAAGGCAAGGACGCCGACGGCCACGGGCTGGCCTGCCAAGGCCCCTGCGCCAACGCCGATTGGCGCGCGCATCTTGATATTCCCGCGGGCATTCTTTGCGTGTCGGCCGCCTGGTCGGCCAACAAGCACGCCGAAAAACACCGCGACGTCACCATCACCCTCACCTACCGCGACGAGCACGGCAAACGCCAGCACCACGAAATGGTGTTCTGCGACTCCGAGGTGCGCTGGTTGATGGAGACCATCTGGCACGCGCCCATCTGGGACTAGTTTAAGGATGGCCGTGGCCGAACCCCGCCGGACGCCGCTGTCCCCGGGCGAGGCCTACGCGTCCTGTCGGCGGTTGGCCCAATCCCACTACGAAAACTTTCCCGTCGCGTCCCGGTGGATCCCCGCCGACTTGCGGGGCCCCGTGGCGGCCGTGTACGCCTTCGCCCGGACGGCCGATGACTTCGCCGACGAGCCGGGGCCCGAAGCCCCCGAACGCTTGGCCCGCCTGGCCGACTGGCGCCGTCGCCTCGATCGTTGCTCCGTGGACGCCGAAGGGCACGAAATCTTCGTGGCCCTGGCCGACACGGTTCGACGCTTTGACCTCCCCTTGGACCCATTCCACCGCCTGATCACCGCTTTTGAGCGCGACGTCACGGTTCACCGCCACCCCACCTACGACCAGCTTCTGGATTACTGCCGTCATTCCGCCGACCCGGTGGGGGAATTGGTGTTGCGGCTCCATCGCGCCTGGACGCCCCAACGGGGGCGCTGGTCCGACGCGATTTGCACGGCGCTTCAACTGGCCAACTTTTGGCAGGACGTGATCGTCGACGCCGCGAAAGACCGGATCTACGCGCCCCTTGAGGACCTGGCCGCGGCGGGGATCGCCGAGACCGACTATTTGAAGGGCCCCGCCACCCCCGCCCTGCGCGCTTTCATGTACCGTCAAATCGAACGAACGACCGCTCTCTTCGACCAAGGACGGCCGCTCTTGACCGACGCGCCGTCCGGCCTGCGCAAGGAATTGCGGCTTGTTTGGCTGGGCGGAATGGAGATTCTCAAAAAAATTCAAAAACGGAACGGCGACGTGTGGTCCGGCCGCCCCGCGCTGACGAAATGGGACTGGTTGCGGCTCGGCGGAAAATGGCTGTGGGGAGCCCCCGCCTGACCCCCGGACCGGCGCTGTACACGAAAAGCAATTTCGCCCCGGCCTTTTGGCTTTTGCCCTCGGACCGGCGGCGCGCCCTGGCGGCGGTCTACGCCTTCGCCCGGGTCGTGGACGACGCGGTGGACGAAACGGGGGAAGCGCAAAACCGTCCCGAGGAGGCCCGGGCCCTCCTCGCCGATTGGCGCGGGGCGCTGGTCCAGGGCGACGTCCAGCGACCGGAACACGCCCCCCTCTGGGAGGAACTTCGGTCGGCCCTGGGCCGGTTCGGGATCAATAAAAAACACCTGCTTGATTTGATCCAGGGGGTGGAACGGGATCTGACCCAAACCCGGTACGCCACGGCGGCGGACGTGGACGTGTATTGCGATGGGGTGGCGAGTTCCGTGGGCCTGGCCTGTTTGCCGATTTTCGGTTTGACGGAAGACCGCCACGCGGATTTCGCCGTGGCCCTGGGCCGGGCGGTGCAGTGGGTGAACATTTTGCGCGACGTGGCGGCCGACGCCCGCCGGGGGCGTGTGTATTTGCCCCTGGACGAATTGAAGCGCGCCGCCGTTTCCGACGCGGATGTCTTGGCCGGGCGGGATTCCCCGGGCCTGCGGGGGGTCGTGAAGGCGGGCGCGGGCCGGGCCCGGGATTATTTCCAAAAGGCCGAAGCGGCCCTGCCCCGGTCGGACAGCAAACACGCGCGGCCGGCGTTGGTCATGGGGCGGCTGTACCAGGGGATTTTGTCGAAAATCGAACGCGGGGGATTTAACGTGTGGGCCGGGCGCGTCCGCCTGTCGGCCTGGGACAAGCTCCGCGCGGTGTTGTTCGGTTAGGATTTAATTCGAAAGGCTTTTGATGAACGCGCCGAGGCGCGCCAACCGCGCGCGGCCTTCGGCGAGGCGGGTCTCCACTTCGGCCACCTTGGCCGCCGGCGCCCGTTGGCGGAAATCGGGGTTGGCCAAATGCTCCGTGTCCCGGGCGATGCCGTTTTCGCAGGCCGCCTTTTCCTTCTCCAACCGCGCTTTTTCCTTCTCAAAATCGATCAGTCCCTCGAGCGGGATGAACATTTCGAAATCCGCCGCGGCGGCGGCCGCCGCCTGGGGCGGGGTCTCAAAAGCGCCGGCCTCCACCGCTTTCCATTCGCCCAATTTTCCGAGGTGGGCGATGTGGTGGGAGAGCGTTTTCAAAACGGCTTTGGTGGCCGGGGCCGCCGCGGTCAAATTGACCGCCACCCGGATGGCCTTGCCGGGGGGCACGTTCATTTCCGATCGGATGGTCCGCAGGGAGGACACCACGTCTTGCACGAGCCCGATGGCTCGTTGGTCCTCATCGCCGGCGG of the Elusimicrobiota bacterium genome contains:
- a CDS encoding ammonium transporter, whose product is MNLVQKLGARLAAVAAFALLACPVAAEDAAAATTAINSGDTAWVLVSAALVLMMTPALAFFYGGLVRRKNMLSVLMQCFAVMGLVTVQWVVIGYSLSFGPSLKGLIGNLSWAGLAGVGTAPNPDYAATIPHQAFMIYQCMFAVITPGLILGAFAERMKFSGYVLFSLLWTTLVYDPVAHWVWGVGGFIRSWGALDFAGGAVVHVNAGAAALAAALFLGKRRGYPAQMSPPHNLPLAVLGAGLLWFGWFGFNGGSALGSGALATTAFVNTHIAAAAAGLVWAGLDAITNRHATMLGTITGAVAGLVAITPAAGFVTPLGALGIGVTVALICFGSVMYLKPKLGYDDSLDAFGVHGVGGLWGALATGLWATKAVNPAGADGLFYGGPGLFLIQLKATLVTGLYSFVVSWGLLKLTDLLVGLRVSDTDERIGLDLTQHRESAYTLID
- a CDS encoding DUF1722 domain-containing protein, with translation MKSASPIRLGVSSCLLGQEVRYDGGHKRDAFLTDLLARFVEFVPVCPELELGLGVPRESIHLVRRDGEVRLVSVKTDKDLTHDMRRWAARRLESLEKQGLTGYIFKKDSPSCGLERVRVHGGAGVDKSGTGLFAAAVRERWPLLPVEEEGRLNDPRLRENFVERVFAHHRWSAFRETARKAGDLVRFHTDEKMLLMAHEPGGYPALGRLVAGAKGRFAAALADYGALFMKTLATPMTTRRHVNVLQHAVGYFRGVAGESERSELARCVEDYRRGLCPLIAPITLLRSLVRVHGIAYLAGQTYLHPHPKELMIRNHV
- a CDS encoding chemotaxis protein; amino-acid sequence: MATKLAVAIVHGVGRPEASFADGMMDGLRKRFARATGQDGLVMQPVFWAPVIQNEENTLWARLKAGGPMDFVKLRRFMVDFAADAIAYQPAPRERDMYDAVHAVVARALRELAAAAGPRAPLCVIAHSLGTVIASNYVYDLQAEPRRRILPKAVRAVLEPTPLEKGETLSGFYTLGSPIALWSLRYKDFGRPIAVPAPKLAGHHPKIKGEWINIYDQDDVIGYPLKSVNDAYKKAVAVDRAVNAGGILSSWNPASHMDYWTDDDVLDPIVDSLAKIYRGAQQ
- a CDS encoding LTA synthase family protein gives rise to the protein MGILVGGLALIVFQITRWGLLVTSGTGLVPWELWPSVLLKGAWFDVLVAGVWAAPFVLYDAAVPNRWRRSARHRPLRFAVLWTFISFLLFTAVLEIAFWAEFSTRLNFISVDYLLYTHEVIGNLRQSYPLGWIFFSIGLTAAGTLWSLRARVIKIDARPISRRRRLGESLFGVALPLFAVLFGNLDQMSGLGNSYAEELSGNGFWTFAAALRRNELDYDAFYPTLPQKEADDVLAALRVERSPLSELLVRDMNDAADDRTPFHRRPRHVVLISVESLSASFVGAYGSERGLTPNIDRLAREGLLFRRVYATGTRTVRGLEALSLGTPPVPGQSIVRRPHNDHLATIGEILRKQGFATMFFYGGRGYFDNMNAYFSGNDYEIIDRPRFPKDTVVFENAWGVADETLYANALTTLRRIPKERPFFAHIMTTSNHRPFTYPDGRVDIPSPGGRDGAVKYTDFAIGEFVSAAEKESWFYETLFVITADHCASAAGKTKLPLEKYRIPLIFYAPRLLDRDVFEPMVSQIDLLPSLVEVLGKRGDDHFFGRSFFEGGPPLERAFISNYQSLGYVRDGFLTVLLPQKRAECFRLNPIPLDATPTPLNTRLFREAVAYYQTAARAFKSGALRLSE
- a CDS encoding endonuclease V is translated as MDIRNLHPWNIPASQAIGVQADLVRRLSLHNDFDDIGIIAGADVAMDPRTGMGFGAVVLLAYPSLEPVEVAVSKRKIEFPYVPGLLSFREGPVLLEAFERLDKEPDLIFFDGNGVAHPRGLGLASHLGLVLDKPTIGVAKTKLLGNHKAPGRKEGDSAELIYKGKMVGHAVRTKPATAPVFVSPGHKIDYETALRLTLTCVDGARVPKPTRLADAVAAAAKKGKEKEAIKKLK
- the hpnC gene encoding squalene synthase HpnC; translation: MAEPRRTPLSPGEAYASCRRLAQSHYENFPVASRWIPADLRGPVAAVYAFARTADDFADEPGPEAPERLARLADWRRRLDRCSVDAEGHEIFVALADTVRRFDLPLDPFHRLITAFERDVTVHRHPTYDQLLDYCRHSADPVGELVLRLHRAWTPQRGRWSDAICTALQLANFWQDVIVDAAKDRIYAPLEDLAAAGIAETDYLKGPATPALRAFMYRQIERTTALFDQGRPLLTDAPSGLRKELRLVWLGGMEILKKIQKRNGDVWSGRPALTKWDWLRLGGKWLWGAPA
- a CDS encoding squalene/phytoene synthase family protein, encoding MGSPRLTPGPALYTKSNFAPAFWLLPSDRRRALAAVYAFARVVDDAVDETGEAQNRPEEARALLADWRGALVQGDVQRPEHAPLWEELRSALGRFGINKKHLLDLIQGVERDLTQTRYATAADVDVYCDGVASSVGLACLPIFGLTEDRHADFAVALGRAVQWVNILRDVAADARRGRVYLPLDELKRAAVSDADVLAGRDSPGLRGVVKAGAGRARDYFQKAEAALPRSDSKHARPALVMGRLYQGILSKIERGGFNVWAGRVRLSAWDKLRAVLFG